The following proteins come from a genomic window of Microbacterium sp. SY138:
- a CDS encoding rhamnan synthesis F family protein → MTTPGQKSATFPDGGKRLVIYVVYDRRGTVEEFVRFALEGMRDDAAHILAVVNGPLDDAGRATLESVTDDILVRTNTGFDIWAHKEGLAHIGDRIAEFDEVLLTNDTWFGPVRPYGPVFERMNAREVHFWGMTDHEWEPLNKFTNEGELPYHLQSFWIAVRKEMFLSPDWQEYWRDLPEMPSYFDAVLKHETQFTKHFQERGYSASVAFASHDYPTEHPSLFNADLLLADGCPLVKRRPFFHYPPFLDRHAVIGRRTAAAIAGYGYPIELMWSNLAKNVQPKTLNTDAGMLEVLDESAHAPAPSRRIAVLAHCADPRTIDHILNRLEQIPVDFDLVVTTLDDDSATRIRTAIDDRRLTKATGFDIRVVPSKHGRDMSAFFIGCRDILVSDRYDLVVKIHSRAPRKRGANIARYFRRYQLENLISSPGQFSNLLALFEREPGLGAVFPPMMHIGYALAGRGWSQYREPALEISERLGINVPFDGASPLAPMGGMWVGRPKALRLLLDDQLRYEDYVAAKRGGADLARVQERLLPLALGEIGYHCRTVLNQEHAGIAYANLAYKLDQLSITPPGYPLEQIQWLHRAGWAGAGGIVAMTRMYMRLNHPTTSARLAPVMRPFVAVARIGMHTLRKVLRRGRPIEGELL, encoded by the coding sequence ATGACGACGCCGGGGCAGAAATCAGCGACATTTCCTGATGGCGGGAAGCGGCTGGTCATCTACGTCGTCTACGACCGTCGTGGGACGGTCGAGGAGTTCGTCCGGTTCGCGTTGGAAGGCATGCGAGACGACGCCGCGCACATTCTCGCGGTGGTGAACGGGCCTCTGGACGATGCCGGTCGAGCCACGCTCGAGAGCGTGACCGACGACATTCTGGTGCGCACCAACACCGGTTTCGATATCTGGGCGCACAAGGAGGGACTGGCGCATATCGGCGATCGAATCGCCGAGTTCGACGAGGTGCTGCTGACGAACGACACCTGGTTCGGCCCGGTTCGTCCGTACGGTCCGGTCTTCGAGCGGATGAATGCTCGTGAGGTGCATTTCTGGGGCATGACCGATCACGAGTGGGAGCCGCTCAACAAGTTCACGAACGAGGGTGAGCTTCCGTATCACCTCCAGTCCTTCTGGATCGCCGTCCGCAAGGAGATGTTCTTGTCTCCCGACTGGCAGGAGTACTGGCGGGATCTGCCGGAGATGCCGTCCTACTTCGACGCGGTGCTCAAGCACGAGACACAGTTCACGAAGCATTTCCAAGAGCGCGGCTACTCTGCTTCGGTCGCTTTCGCGTCGCACGACTATCCGACCGAGCACCCCTCGCTGTTCAACGCCGATCTTCTTCTTGCCGACGGCTGCCCTCTGGTCAAGCGTCGTCCCTTCTTCCACTATCCCCCCTTCCTCGACCGGCATGCCGTCATCGGACGGCGGACGGCTGCGGCGATCGCCGGATACGGCTATCCGATCGAGCTGATGTGGAGCAACCTCGCGAAGAACGTGCAGCCGAAGACGCTGAACACCGATGCGGGAATGCTCGAAGTGCTCGACGAGAGCGCTCATGCCCCGGCACCGAGCAGACGCATCGCGGTCCTTGCTCACTGCGCGGATCCGCGGACGATCGACCATATTCTCAATCGGCTCGAGCAGATCCCCGTCGATTTCGATCTGGTGGTGACGACACTCGACGACGACAGCGCGACCCGTATCCGGACGGCGATCGATGATCGGCGACTCACGAAGGCGACCGGCTTCGACATCCGTGTCGTGCCGTCGAAGCACGGACGCGACATGAGCGCGTTCTTCATCGGATGTCGGGACATCCTCGTGTCCGACCGGTACGACCTCGTCGTCAAGATCCACTCCCGCGCCCCGCGGAAGCGCGGGGCGAACATCGCACGGTACTTCCGCCGCTACCAGCTCGAGAACCTCATCTCGAGTCCCGGGCAGTTCTCGAACCTTCTCGCCCTGTTCGAGCGTGAACCAGGACTCGGAGCGGTCTTCCCGCCGATGATGCATATCGGATACGCCCTCGCCGGGCGAGGATGGTCGCAGTACCGGGAGCCCGCGCTCGAGATCAGCGAGCGTCTCGGCATCAACGTGCCGTTCGACGGCGCCTCGCCCCTGGCCCCGATGGGCGGCATGTGGGTTGGACGTCCGAAGGCTCTCCGCCTGCTGCTGGATGACCAGCTCCGTTATGAAGACTATGTCGCCGCGAAGCGTGGCGGGGCCGACCTCGCCCGCGTGCAAGAGCGTCTTCTGCCGCTTGCACTGGGCGAGATCGGCTACCACTGCCGCACGGTGCTCAATCAGGAGCACGCGGGGATTGCCTACGCGAATCTTGCGTACAAGCTCGATCAGCTCTCGATCACGCCCCCGGGCTACCCTCTGGAGCAGATCCAGTGGCTGCATCGCGCAGGATGGGCCGGCGCCGGCGGAATCGTCGCGATGACCCGCATGTATATGCGTTTGAACCATCCGACGACTTCCGCGCGTCTCGCGCCGGTCATGCGCCCGTTCGTCGCCGTGGCCCGCATCGGGATGCATACGCTCCGCAAGGTGCTCCGACGAGGACGTCCGATCGAGGGAGAGCTGCTGTGA